From Paenibacillus sp. FSL H8-0537:
TTGTTCTATCACTGTTTATGTTCTGTCACTGTTTATGTTCTATCACCAATCATTTTTATCAACGCTGCTTCTTTGGCTGTTGCACTCTCTCTTCTTAGCCTAGTTCTTATCCACTATAATCCATAGCTCTAACCGTCTCTACCCACATACAAAATCAAGAAATAACCGACATTCCCGCCTGCGGCGGCGGTTCATAGCCTTCCAGCAAACGAAAAACAATGCCTAAGTGCCCCATCAGCGTCACAACCTTCTCGCTGTCTTTCGGGTAACCGCGGTGGTAAACAACCTCTTTAATCCCGCTGTTCGCAAGCATATTCGCGCAAGTCCAGCATGGCTGGTCTGTTACATATACCGTCGAGCCCTCACGGTCGGCGCGATCGGTAAACAGCAGCAAATTTTGCTCCGCGTGGATCGTGCGAATGCAGCGCTGCTTTTTAACCATTTGCTCTGCGCCATTCTCCTGCTTGATTTCCCATTCTTCCGCAATCATACAGCCCGCTTCCGAGCAATCCTGAACGCCCATTGGCGCTCCATTATA
This genomic window contains:
- a CDS encoding dCMP deaminase family protein, encoding MAIVGQDAERKDWDTYFMDIAYMVSTRSRCPRRHVGAVLVQGKKLLGTAYNGAPMGVQDCSEAGCMIAEEWEIKQENGAEQMVKKQRCIRTIHAEQNLLLFTDRADREGSTVYVTDQPCWTCANMLANSGIKEVVYHRGYPKDSEKVVTLMGHLGIVFRLLEGYEPPPQAGMSVIS